A window of the Oryza brachyantha chromosome 5, ObraRS2, whole genome shotgun sequence genome harbors these coding sequences:
- the LOC102708160 gene encoding transcription factor MUTE, with protein sequence MSHIAVERNRRRQMNEHLKVLRSLTPAFYIKRGDQASIIGGAIDFIKELQTLLQSLEAQKKRRLQQQQQHISPAGGSPSPTPSPRSLITTCSPTGFSSSGGSSAGSSAAVIDISPTLTPKDSNKPAPQLVAELAACCNSPMADVEARISGANVLLRTLSRRAQLPAVRIIALLETLHLEVLHLNITSMDDTVLYSFVLKIGLDCHLSVDDLAMEVHQTFCDPPPPAPALLHPHPHHHLHSI encoded by the exons atgtcGCACATCGCAGTGGAGCGcaaccggcggcgacagatGAACGAGCACCTCAAGGTGCTCCGCTCGCTCACACCCGCCTTCTACATCAAGCgg ggtGACCAGGCTTCCATCATCGGCGGCGCCATCGACTTCATCAAGGAGCTGCAGACGCTGCTGCAGTCGCTGGAGGCCCAGAAGAAGCGGAGactacagcagcagcagcagcacatctcgccggccggcggcagccCCAGCCCGACGCCCAGCCCGCGCTCCCTCATCACTACCTGCTCTCCGACCGGCttcagcagcagcggcggcagcagcgccgGCTCATCCGCCGCCGTCATCGATATCTCCCCCACCCTTACCCCCAAGGACAGTAATAAGCCGGCGCCGCAGCTGGTAGCAGAGCTCGCCGCCTGCTGCAACTCCCCCATGGCCGACGTGGAGGCTAGGATCTCCGGCGCCAACGTGCTGCTGCGCACGCTGTCCAGGCGCGCCCAGCTGCCGGCCGTCAGGATCATCGCCCTGCTCGAGACACTCCATCTCGAGGTGCTCCATCTCAACATCACCTCCATGGACGACACCGTCCTCTACTCCTTCGTCCTCAAGATCGGCCTTGACTGCCACCTCAGCGTCGACGACCTTGCCATGGAGGTGCACCAGACCTTCTGcgacccaccaccacctgcacCTGCACTCCTCCACCCTCACCCTCACCATCACCTCCACTCCATatag
- the LOC102707878 gene encoding structural maintenance of chromosomes protein 5, producing the protein MATSRAAKRPKLDSSSGPQRGDDDYVPGNIVEIELFNFMTYDHLTCRPGPRLNLVVGPNGSGKSSLVCAIALALAADPSILGRASSVGAFVKRGEESGHVKISLRGSTPDHKVCITRKIDTNNKSEWQLDGTTVPKKDVIDLIKKFNIQVNNLTQFLPQDRVCEFAKLTPIQLLIETEKAVGDPNLPVQHSLLIDRSKDLKNLEVAVKQKEQTLNNLKALNAELEKDVERVRQRDKLLRKADLMKKKLPWLKYDMKKKEYMEAQEKEKTEKKIMEQAAKMWEHSKVPVEELKKKKMSHTLSTKRINNHMAENMKRRQDVTDKELQLNGQLRATLEDIEDLKRQERSRQQRILKAKEALAAAERELDDLEPYEAPKAEMFQLTEEIARVTCDINELKKKKTDMESQLVRERENLRNCSDRLKQMENKNNKLLQALQYSGAEKINEAYNWVQDNKHMFRTEVYGPVLLEVNIQDKVHASYLEGHVPSYIWKSFITQDASDRDLLVRQMKQYDIPVLNYMGDKGMRREPFNITVEMQQVGIYSRLDQVLEAPPAVKDVLISQANLDRSYIGTDETHNRADDVPKLGISDFWTPDNHYRWSRSRYGGHLSAFVDAVNPSRLFMCNLDVIDTERLRSQKDKHIKDIEGMDECLKKLLKEQRQLEDEAAKIRRKKEEITDTMMFEKKKQEEIRRRVDIKRRMLENIYKEEDMESSKRKFVDQVAKLNDQRFELVLKLKDLLIEAVALKWSCAQKNMVSIELDTKIWEMEKDVKKLEKDAVEAAKEFENCKRKTQEHKHQLSNAKQHAESIAMITEDLAKKFLEMPTTIEELDCAIQDTESEANSMLFLNQNVLMEYQSRQREIESISEKLKDDKGECQRCYSDIETTKGKWLPTLRTLVSKINSTFSRNFQEMAVAGEVSLDEHGLDFERYGILIKVKFRQTGQLQVLSSHHQSGGERSVSTILYLVSLQDLTNCPFRVVDEINQGMDPVNERKMFQQLVRAASQPKTPQCFLLTPKLLPDLEYSDACSILNIMNGPWIEKPAKAWSTGDCWRTVMSVSGH; encoded by the exons ATGGCGACCTCCCGCGCCGCCAAGCGCCCCAAGCTCGATTCCTCCTCCGGGCCGCAGCGTGGGGACGACGACTACGTGCCTGGCAACATCGTCGAGATCGAGCTCTTCAACTTCATGACCTACGACCATCTCACCTGCCGTCCCGGTCCCCGCCTCAACCTCGTCGTTGGCCCCAACGGCTCCGGCAAGAGCTCCCTCGTCTGCGCcatcgccctcgccctcgcggCCGACCCCAGC ATTCTTGGGAGGGCATCCAGCGTCGGTGCCTTCGTcaagaggggagaggagtcCGGCCATGTCAAGATTTCGCTCCGCGGCAGTACACCCGACCACAAGGTCTGCATCACAAGGAAGATCGATACTAACAACAAATCCGAGTGGCAGCTCGATG GCACCACAGTCCCCAAAAAAGATGTCATTGATCTCATCAAGAAATTCAATATTCAAGTCAACAACTTAACCCAG TTCCTGCCACAGGACAGGGTCTGTGAATTTGCTAAGTTGACACCTATTCAACTACTAATAGAAACTGAAAAGGCTGTTGGCGATCCTAATCTGCCTGTTCAGCATAGTCTGCTTATAGACAGGAGTAAGGATTTGAAGAATCTTGAAGTG GCTGTAAAGCAAAAGGAGCAGACTTTGAATAATCTAAAGGCCCTCAATGCTGAACTAGAAAAAGATGTTGAACGTGTCCGGCAGAGAGACAAACTACTGAGAAAG GCTGACTTAATGAAGAAAAAGCTGCCATGGCTAAAATATGACATGAAGAAGAAAGAATACATGGAAGCACAGGAGAAGGAGAAAACTGAGAAGAAAATAATGGAGCAAGCAGCGAAAATGTGGGAACATTCAAAAGTTCCTGTCGA AGaactcaagaaaaagaaaatgtctcATACTTTAAGTACAAAAAGGATAAACAACCATATGGCAGAAAACATGAAGAGGCGCCAAGATGTTACAGACAAGGAACTGCAACTG AATGGACAATTGAGAGCTACACTGGAGGACATAGAAGATCTGAAAAGACAAGAAAGATCTCGTCAGCAAAGGATCTTGAAGGCTAAGGAagctcttgctgctgctgagaGGGAACTTGATGATCTGGAACCATATGAAGCACCTAAAGCTGAAATG TTTCAACTCACAGAGGAAATTGCACGAGTGACTTGTGatataaatgaactaaaaaagaaaaagacagaTATGGAGTCTCAGTTAGTTCGGGAGAGAGAAAATCTGAGGAACTGCTCTGATAG GTTGAAgcaaatggaaaataaaaacaataagcTGCTCCAAGCATTGCAGTATTCTGGTGCAGAGAAAATCAATGAAGCATACAACTGGGTGCAAGACAATAAACACATGTTCAGGACAGAAGTTTATGGACCTGTTCTCCTCGAG GTAAATATCCAGGATAAGGTTCATGCATCGTACTTGGAAGGCCATGTCCCAAGCTATATATGGAAG TCATTCATTACTCAGGATGCTTCCGACCGTGATCTTTTGGTTAGACAGATGAAGCAATATGATATTCCTGTTCTGAACTACATGGGGGACAAAGGCATGAGGAGAGAACCATTCAATATTACTGTGGAG ATGCAACAAGTTGGGATCTACTCACGGCTTGATCAAGTTCTTGAAGCTCCTCCTGCCGTGAAAGATGTTTTAATTAGTCAGGCTAATTTGGACCGATCG TATATAGGTACGGATGAAACACATAACAGAGCAGATGATGTACCAAAGCTAGGCATCTCTGACTTTTGGACCCCAGATAACCACTATCGGTGGTCCAGATCAAGATATGGTGGTCATTTGTCAGCATTTGTAGATGCTGTCAATCCTTCCCGTCTTTTTATGTGCA ATTTAGATGTTATTGACACTGAAAGGCTTCGTTCTCAAAAGGATAAGCATATCAAAGATATTGAAGGTATGGATGAATGCTTAAAGAAGCTTCTGAAGGAACAGAGGCAATTAGAAGATGAAGCAGCAAAAATTCGCAGGAAAAAG GAAGAGATTACAGACACAATGATGTttgagaagaagaagcaagaaGAAATACGGAGACGTGTTG ATATTAAAAGAAGAATGTtggagaatatatataaagaggaAGATATGGAGTCAAGCAAAAGAAAGTTTGTTGATCAGGTGGCAAAGTTAAATGACCAGCGGTTTGAATTAGTGCTAAAACTCAAG GATCTACTTATTGAAGCTGTTGCTCTCAAATGGAGTTGCGCACAAAAGAACATGGTTTCCATTGAGCTTGATACAAAG ATATGGGAGATGGAAAAGGATGTGAAGAAACTTGAAAAAGATGCTGTTGAAGCTGCTAAAGAATTTGAAAACT gtaaaagaaaaactcaagAGCATAAGCACCAGTTGTCTAATGCAAAACAGCATGCGGAGTCAATAGCTATGATCACCGAAGACCTTGCAAAAAAGTTTCTTGAG ATGCCTACTACCATAGAAGAACTGGATTGTGCAATTCAAGATACTGAATCTGAAGCGAATTCTATGCTTTTTCTTAATCAAAATGTTTTAATGGAGTATCAAAGCCGTCAGCGTGAG ATAGAATCGATATCCGAAAAGCTGAAAGATGATAAAGGAGAATGTCAAAGATGCTACTCTGATATAGAGACCACAAAG GGTAAATGGCTCCCAACTCTGCGCACTcttgtttcaaaaataaacagcaCTTTTAGTCGTAACTTTCAAGAAATGGCTGTTGCTGGAGAAGTTTCACTTG ATGAACATGGTCTTGATTTTGAGCGATATGGCATCCTTATAAAGGTCAAGTTTAG GCAAACAGGTCAGTTGCAGGTGCTGAGCTCCCATCACCAATCTGGAGGG GAGCGATCAGTTTCGACCATACTGTACCTTGTATCACTTCAAGATCTTACCAACTGCCCCTTTCGGGTCGTTGATGAGATAAATCAAG GAATGGATCCCGTAAACGAGAGGAAGATGTTCCAGCAGCTTGTCAGAGCTGCCAGTCAACCAAAAACACCACA GTGCTTCCTTCTGACGCCCAAGTTGCTGCCTGATCTGGAATATAGTGATGCTTGCAGCATCCTGAATATCATGAATGGCCCATGGATTGAGAAGCCAGCTAAAG CCTGGAGCACCGGAGATTGCTGGAGAACAGTAATGAGCGTGAGTGGGCATTAA